Proteins encoded together in one Drosophila albomicans strain 15112-1751.03 chromosome 2R, ASM965048v2, whole genome shotgun sequence window:
- the LOC117574709 gene encoding uncharacterized protein LOC117574709 isoform X1 produces the protein MCLYLSKLFGCNQQKCDLTSRLNIYPTVVILSGNIHHEILKQFIAILSKGIMSSCFNLALILTTLCVTQLQSAPLDVSVVGIDRIVLPKGLPGFRYALVDSEELQQLQTKLDEAEVKVVLMELLQFNMMRIMLVLDIVILICLYFYAKGTHEENCYCEVKANTFVKI, from the exons ATGTGTTTATACTTGAGTAAATTATTTGGCTGCAACCAACAAAAATGCGACTTAACATCGCGCTTAAATATTTACCCAACTGTTGTCATTCTCTCTGGGAATATTCATCATGAAATTCTAAAACAGTTTATTGCCATTCTTTCAAAAGGCATCATGAGCTCTTGCTTTAACTTGGCATTAATTTTAACAACTCTCTGCGTTACCCAATTGCAG TCTGCACCTTTAGATGTATCTGTTGTAGGCATCGATCGCATTGTATTGCCCAAAGGTTTGCCTGGCTTTCGTTATGCTTTGGTCGATAGCgaggagctgcagcagctgcaaactAAGCTAGATGAAGCAG AGGTGAAAGTTGTGCTGATGGAGCTGCTGCAGTTCAACATGATGCGGATTATGTTGGTCTTGGATATTGTCATTCTGATTTGTCTTTACTTCTACGCAAAGGGAACTCACGAGGAGAATTGTTATTGCGAAGTCAAGGCCAAcacatttgttaaaatataa
- the LOC117575212 gene encoding uncharacterized protein LOC117575212, with amino-acid sequence MELLRFSTVFAVIVMLHFSSPMQAAPVSDVESALASLMDSELVKTMQWNSRKLLEIQELLSEKRILYLEIIREQKFQRTLVIGAFVIDFLLLVCMSLHYLLVPAKVNNKIDI; translated from the exons ATGGAATTGCTAAGGTTCTCAACGGTTTTTGCTGTGATCGTGATGTTGCATTTCTCAAGTCCAATGCAG GCTGCGCCTGTGTCGGATGTGGAGTCAGCACTCGCTTCCCTCATGGACTCTGAATTGGTTAAGACCATGCAATGGAATTCCAGAAAGTTACTCGAAATTCAAGAACTTCTCAGCGAGAAGCGTATTCTAT ATTTGGAAATAATACGCGAACAGAAATTTCAGAGAACATTGGTAATTGGGGCGTTTGTGATTGATTTCCTGCTGCTCGTTTGCATGTCATTGCATTATTTACTGGTGCCAGCGAAAGTCAATAATAAGATAGATATTTAA
- the LOC117574709 gene encoding uncharacterized protein LOC117574709 isoform X2 produces the protein MKLFVWTFLLCLIGQSVNGLFFEELTQFFGGGGSTKPVNSSTTTKPAVSNELEVSLEQATDSLDELWQQFRKGLNNLMSIDDDVKTTTTSTTTTTTTTSKPTVASTSNLLQLKPVAKQTTTTKPVSSSTSSSSVINSVAAKPSSTSLP, from the exons ATGAAACTGTTTGTGTGGACGTTTCTCTTGTGTCTCATCGGCCAGAGCGTAAATGGACTATTCTTTGAAGAGCTGACTCAATTCTTTGGAGGCGGAGGCAGTACAAAGCCTGTCAATTCAAGTACAACCACGAAGCCAGCAGTTAGCAATGAATTGGAAGTATCGCTGGAGCAGGCAACAGACTCTTTGGATGAGTTGTGGCAACAATTCCGAAAG GGGCTGAATAATCTCATGAGCATCGATGATGATGTGAAGAcaacaacgacgtcgacgacaacgacgacgacgacgacgtctaAGCCAACGGTTGCCTCAACTAGTAATTTGCTGCAATTGAAGCCGGTTGCAAAGCagacaaccacaacaaagcCCGtgtcatcatcaacatcatcatcaagcGTAATCAACAGCGTTGCAGCAAAGCCCTCGAGCACATCGCTGCCATAA